TGGGAAATCTTTTAGGTGGCACTGCAAGTTACATGTTAGGTATGAGTTCAACAATAGCGGCTCAAGCAGAGGGAGGAAATACCCCTTCCAATGTTAAGAATCTTTCCATTGGTTGGATGATTGGTTTTCTTTTTGTTGTAAGCTTTGTTGGTTTGTTCTCTATCGTACCCTTGAGAAAGGTGAGCACGAGAAATGTCTATGATTTTAGTTTTCTTAATAGGTTTTTCGTCAAGAGCTTAATGTGTTTGTTGCCTTTGTAGCTGATGATCTTGAACTACAAGTTAACATACCCCAGCGGGACAGCTACTGCATACCTAATCAACAGCTTCCACACACCCAAAGGAGCCAAATTGGCCAAGTAATAAGATCCTTATGAAGAAATGGGAAccattattttctattatattaACTAATTTTGTGTTGGTATTTGCAGGAAGCAAGTTGGCGTTCTCTTCAAATTCTTTGGTTTTAGTTTTTTGTGGGCATTTTTCCAGTGGTTTTTCACTGCTGCGGATGGCTGTGGTTTCTCTAGCTTCCCCACTTTTGGTCTcaaagcatttgatgagaggtAAGTTAAAGTTTTAAGTTTATTAGCAATGGAAATAAATTTGACTTTGATTCACAAGAATATTTATATGAGAGCGTTGCATATTTATCAGGTTCTACTTTGATTTCTCCTCAACATATGTGGGGGTTGGAATGATTTGTCCTTACATGGTAAATATTTCCTTGCTTCTTGGAGCCATCATTTCATGGGGAATCATGTGGCCAGCAATTGAGGCTAAGAAGGGTATTTGGTATAGTGCTGATCTATCTGCAAGCAGTCTCCATGGTATCCAAGGATACagggtctctctctctctctctctctctctctctctctctctctatacatatatatatatataattatctcaatctaatattaaaaatatactcCCACAGGTTTTTATTGCTATTGCCACAATGCTTGGTGATGGTATATATCATGTAGTATCCATGTTAAGCAGAACTTTATGGGATCTAGCTCGTCGAAATTCCAAGAATATCGAGGCATCTTCTATAACTCCAGCTGGTGATGAAAACACTGAAACTATAAGCTATGATGATCAACGAAGAAAAGAATTCTTTCTAAAAGATCAAATCCCTGGCTGGGTAGCTTTGCTTGGCTACATTTGTCTTGCAGTCATTTCCATCATCACAGTACCTTTCATCTTTAATCAATTGAAATGGTACCATATCTTGGTTGCTTATGCAATTGCGCCAGTTCTGGCCTTCTGCAACGCCTATGGATGTGGTCTCACTGATTGGTCTCTCGCATCAAACTATGGGAAATTTGCCATCATCATTTTTAGTGCTTGGGTTGGCCATGACGGTGGGATAATTGCAGGCCTCGCGTCATGTGGTGTGATGATGAGCATTGTCTCAACAGCATCTGATCTCATGCAAGACTTCAAGACGGGATACTTAACCCTCTCTTCTGCAAAATCTATGTTCTTCAGTCAGGTTGCTGGAACTGCTATGGGATGTTTGATAACTCCTTTGGTGTTTTGGTTCTTTTACAGTGCTTACACTATAGGGGATCCTGAAGGTACCTATCCAGCACCTTATGGCCTAATCTACCGTGGGATTGCCCTTCTCGGTGTAGAGGGTATTTCTTCTCTTCCCAAACATTGTCTCACATTGTCCATCTCATTTTTTGTTGCTGCTATTGCTATTAATGCGATTCGTGATCTGTTACAAAAGTTTGAAACCACATACAGAATCTACAGGTTTATTCCTAGCCCAATGTGTATGGCAATTCCATTTTATCTTGGAGGCTACTTTGCTATTGATATGTGTATTGGAAGTTTGATACTTTTCTTATGGGAGAGGAagaacaagcaaaaggctacTGATTTTTCACCTGCTGTGGCTTCTGGACTCATTTGTGGTGACTCTTTGT
This sequence is a window from Manihot esculenta cultivar AM560-2 chromosome 4, M.esculenta_v8, whole genome shotgun sequence. Protein-coding genes within it:
- the LOC110613240 gene encoding probable metal-nicotianamine transporter YSL7, producing the protein MERRDEREEKGFHPYDKEDGKLLVEEAFKDTVVLPWTKQITLRAMVTSFILSIVFNFIVCKLNLTTGVIPSLNVAAGLLGFGILKFWTTLLGKIGLLRQPFTRQENTVIQTCVVASSGIAFSSGTASYMLGMSSTIAAQAEGGNTPSNVKNLSIGWMIGFLFVVSFVGLFSIVPLRKLMILNYKLTYPSGTATAYLINSFHTPKGAKLAKKQVGVLFKFFGFSFLWAFFQWFFTAADGCGFSSFPTFGLKAFDERFYFDFSSTYVGVGMICPYMVNISLLLGAIISWGIMWPAIEAKKGIWYSADLSASSLHGIQGYRVFIAIATMLGDGIYHVVSMLSRTLWDLARRNSKNIEASSITPAGDENTETISYDDQRRKEFFLKDQIPGWVALLGYICLAVISIITVPFIFNQLKWYHILVAYAIAPVLAFCNAYGCGLTDWSLASNYGKFAIIIFSAWVGHDGGIIAGLASCGVMMSIVSTASDLMQDFKTGYLTLSSAKSMFFSQVAGTAMGCLITPLVFWFFYSAYTIGDPEGTYPAPYGLIYRGIALLGVEGISSLPKHCLTLSISFFVAAIAINAIRDLLQKFETTYRIYRFIPSPMCMAIPFYLGGYFAIDMCIGSLILFLWERKNKQKATDFSPAVASGLICGDSLWGIPAAILSLTGVNPPICMKFLSAAANAKVDKLLAG